NNNNNNNNNNNNNNNNNNNNNNNNNNNNNNNNNNNNNNNNNNNNNNNNNNNNNNNNNNNNNNNNNNNNNNNNNNNNNNNNNNNNNNNNNNNNNNNNNNNNNNNNNNNNNNNNNNNNNNNNNNNNNNNNNNNNNNNNNNNNNNNNNNNNNNNNNNNNNNNNNNNNNNNNNNNNNNNNNNNNNNNNNNNNNNNNNNNNNNNNNNNNNNNNNNNNNNNNNNNNNNNNNNNNNNNNNNNNNNNNNNNNNNNNNNNNNNNNNNNNNNNNNNNNNNNNNNNNNNNNNNNNNNNNNNNNNNNNNNNNNNNNNNNNNNNNNNNNNNNNNNNNNNNNNNNNNNNNNNNNNNNNNNNNNNNNNNNNNNNNNNNNNNNNNNNNNNNNNNNNNNNNNNNNNNNNNNNNNNNNNNNNNNNNNNNNNNNNNNNNNNNNNNNNNNNNNNNNNNNNNNNNNNNNNNNNNNNNNNNNNNNNNNNNNNNNNNNNNNNNNNNNNNNNNNNNNNNNNNNNNNNNNNNNNNNNNNNNNNNNNNNNNNNNNNNNNNNNNNNNNNNNNNNNNNNNNNNNNNNNNNNNNNNNNNNNNNNNNNNNNNNNNNNNNNNNNNNNNNNNNNNNNNNNACGTACGTTCGGAAATCAGAAGAAGCGGGCGGAAAGACAGAAGACGACGTCATCGAGGTTAGTCcttcggtcccagtaaatttaTACCGAAACATAGGTATTAAGGATTATTATGCTCACTAGTTAATTTCTAGACATTTCTATTAAAACTTAACGAAAATTATCCGTAACAATTCAAAACTAAcacaaatttgaatttgttagGATCCCACTTCTTATCAAAACTAGACTTGTGAACTTACTTGAGATCGAGCACACTCACGAACAGTAACAATCCTATCTTGGTCAGGGTGGAAGCACATTCCAACCTTCCCCATTGGCTGAGGGTCTGTAATGGAAGTTGGGAAATTCCCTTGCCAANCCAACCTACCAAATAGTCCCTTCCATTGATTGTGTCGCTTAGCCGTGTTGGGCAAGCACCATGGTATCAAATCAACAACTTGTCCATTAGACAATGTTACCTTCATTTCATTAGGTTTCACAAATTAGAAAGTTCACAAATTGTTATGGTAAAAGTTCACAAGAATTTAGCTCAACCTTTTCCTCTAGAAGATCACGCCAATCAGCACCTGGCATCTTGGGAATTTTCTGGCATCGAATCAAGTTCAATTCGTTCATCTCCTTGGAAATATGATCAGTCAAGACAACCATTTCACAACGAATCTTCTTTTGAAACTGTTTTGGATGGGAACCAAGACACTAATCGCCTATGGATTACGATGACACGCTAGACTTCTTTAATCGAGTGTTTCTGGATTCTTATCTCTCTTTACTTGAACGGCTGCAACCTGCACGTtagcactccgacgatcaagtcaGCAGGGTTACAGCTATGATATCAAAGTAATGAGTAAAAATCCAACCCCTTACCTGACTGCTTACTCTCCTATTTATAGGTGATAAGTTTGGATATGGACGGTAAGATATGGGTTGTAATTGCCTGCATAGTGGCCCATGATCCATGAGATTTTCCTGCAACTGTCCGTGTTCAGAGGTCCATGATCCCATGGAACTCGCCCCACAACGCGACTGCTGATCACATGCCCTGGTATTTCGGCGGGACTTTCGCCCTAATTTGTGCTCACATCTCCATATTTCAGCGTTGCATCACTTTTTCTGTTATGGCAGACTCCTTTCTCATGCCCCGATCATACTGTCGACTGTCCCGACCATCCCGTCGGTGTGACCGATCTTCTCAGCTATTCTAACTCTTTCATTG
This genomic stretch from Vigna radiata var. radiata cultivar VC1973A chromosome 7, Vradiata_ver6, whole genome shotgun sequence harbors:
- the LOC111241954 gene encoding DNA (cytosine-5)-methyltransferase 1B-like produces the protein MRPGALPGTDTIGDLPAVGNGALKGNMEYQNDPVSWFQKKIRCEMVVLTDHISKEMNELNLIRCQKIPKMPGADWRDLLEEKVTLSNGQVVDLIPWCLPNTAKRHNQWKGLFGRLXWQGNFPTSITDPQPMGKVGMCFHPDQDRIVTVRECARSQGFPDSYKFSRNIIHKHRQIGNAVPPPLAFALGRMLKEAVNRVLAWEADDDVTYDAGAVKSEDA